Proteins from a genomic interval of Symmachiella macrocystis:
- the map gene encoding type I methionyl aminopeptidase produces the protein MQKRNIPLLNEEQRESMRRASRFNAELMDFIRPQVLPGVTTGAIDRLVDEYTRDHGHTPACLGYHGFPKTICTSINEVICHGIPDDTVLTEGDIVNVDLTTIVDGWYGDQSETILIGNVSDETRNLVQVTFDSLYAAINVLQPGSKVIEIGRAIAKAVRPHGYSIVRDYQGHGIGQGFHQDPGVPHYPTPGARFQILRPGVCFTIEPMINQGRVETVLDKSDGWTVRTRDGKLSAQFEHTILMTEEGPEILTRTVHGPQEGHRF, from the coding sequence ATGCAAAAGCGGAATATACCATTACTGAATGAAGAACAACGTGAATCGATGCGTCGGGCGTCGCGATTCAATGCTGAGTTGATGGATTTTATTCGCCCTCAAGTTTTGCCGGGAGTCACAACCGGTGCCATTGACCGGCTGGTCGATGAGTACACCCGCGACCATGGGCACACGCCCGCCTGTTTGGGGTATCACGGATTCCCCAAGACGATTTGCACCAGTATCAACGAAGTCATCTGTCACGGCATCCCGGATGACACCGTGCTGACCGAAGGGGATATCGTCAACGTCGATCTGACAACCATCGTCGACGGCTGGTACGGCGACCAATCGGAAACGATCTTGATCGGCAACGTTTCGGATGAAACACGAAATCTGGTGCAGGTCACCTTTGATAGCCTGTATGCGGCCATCAATGTCCTGCAGCCGGGCAGCAAAGTGATTGAAATCGGCCGCGCGATCGCCAAAGCAGTGCGACCGCATGGCTATTCTATTGTGCGCGACTACCAAGGCCACGGCATCGGCCAGGGATTTCATCAAGATCCAGGCGTTCCGCACTATCCGACCCCGGGAGCGCGATTCCAAATCTTGCGGCCGGGCGTCTGCTTCACGATTGAACCGATGATCAATCAAGGCCGGGTGGAGACCGTGTTGGACAAATCAGACGGCTGGACCGTTCGCACCAGAGACGGCAAACTCTCCGCGCAGTTTGAGCACACAATCCTCATGACCGAGGAAGGCCCGGAAATCCTGACCCGGACCGTGCACGGCCCGCAGGAAGGCCACCGTTTTTGA